TCTGACGTTCTCAAACACAAAACAGGCTACTGCTTTGCCAAAAGTCATCTATTAGCCGCACTGCCCCGAGCCAATCACATCCCCGCAGGCTTTTGTTACCAACGACTCAGTATTGACGATCAAGGCGCACCCTATAGTTTGCATGGGTTTAATGCCATTTATTTACCAAATATCGGATGGTATCGCGTCGATGCTAGAGGCAACAAACCAGGCGTCGATGCCCAATTTATGCCACCCCAAGAACGGTTAGCCTATCGCCTGCAGTTTGCAGGAGAAGCAGACTTTCCAGCCGTGCTGGCTGAGCCATTGCCTATGGTTGTATCGGCGTTGCGATGGTCTTCGACCGACCTTCGGTCATCGCACCCCACTTGGGATGACATGCTCCGCAGCCTTCCAGACATTCCCTTGGAATCTACAAAGCAATATGGGCTAGAAACCAAGAATGATACCTAACGTACTTTCGGAGGAGCAACAACAGAATTTAATCCTTTTTAGCCTTATTTAGTCCAAATTTACCAATAAAAGCATTATCAAACGAATTTAATCCAGCTATTGCTCACAATCTAAAAGATTAGTCGTTATTATCAACGTCTAGTGCCATTTTCCAATCACCCTTACCATCACGACGGTAACCAATCACTAAACGACCTGCTCCTCCGCCTGGTTCTCCCGTTGCTTTATTCATCGTCTTCACATCAAAGTGGGTAACCATAATTGCAAAATCACCAAATATTTTGATGTCGTCAATTTCAACGTCAGACTTAAACGTGAGCGCTTCTAAGCGTGGCGCATACTTATCACGCAGAGCCTGGAGACCAATCGACGTTGGCTGATGTTCATTACAAATAATTAGGTCTGGGTCACATGTTGCCACCAGTCTTTCAATATCACCGCCATCTAAGGCTGCATTCCATTCGTCGAGGGCAGCTTTGAGCTTTTCAATATCATTCATCGTTCTATGCCCCAGTAGGTAAATATTCAGTAAAATATTGGCCGACTAGGGTTTCTTCAACTTCGGCCAAAAACGCTTGGGTTAGCTCTCGTTCAGCAAATTGTGGCGTGACGCGTTTCGCGGTCTCTTCATTGGGGAACGTATATATTTCCGCAAAGAGCGTGGGCCGATCAGGGGATGTGGTCACATAGGTTTTCCACGAGGTAACCCCCTCAAGAGCGGTGAAGTCCGCCCGCGCCCGCTCTCTAATGGCAGCTGCGCGCTGAGGATCTTTCATCTTCAACACAAAAATCTCGGTTATCTCAGCCATAGTCGCCTCTCTATAAATGGGGACACGTTAAATCTGGCCTTATCTAATTTTTTGAGGTTGCTCTTTACAGCTGCCTCCAAAAATTAAACAAAGCTCGCGGATCTCTCAAGGCCGGAGTCCTATCTGCGTACTTTATTAACCCCGACCACTCAAATATAGGCAAGTTTATTGTTACTGTAAATAGAAATATAAAAAACAGATTGCTCAATTAAATGAACAATGAAAAATGCCAGTCTCAATGATATCTCGGTGTTTGCAGAAGTTGCACGGGTGCAAGGTTTTCGTGCTGCTGCCGCCAATTTGAATCTTGGAGTTGGGTCAGTCAGTGAAACGATCCAACGACTTGAAAAACGTTTGGGTGTCCGCTTGATTGAGCGCACCACCCGAAAAATATCTCTGACCTATGCAGGCAAACAGTTGTTTGAAAGAAGCCTGCCTGCTCTAACTGATTTAGCCAGTGCCCTGGATGACGTAAGCGACGATCAAAACACTATTGCTGGCACATTACGTCTTTCAGCACCGCGTAGCAGCTCCCCCTTCTTTCTCGATGAATTAATCGCGGAATATTGTGCGACCTATCCAGCCGTCAATCTTGAAGTCATGTATGAGGATCAAAAAGTCGATCTGGTCGCCTCAGGCGTTGACGCAGCAATTCGCTCACAAACGTTAGTGCAGAAAGGTTCTTTTTCTATTGAAATTGGACCAAAACTAGATATGACCCTGGTCGCTTCTCCCTCCTATCTAGATCGCAAAGGCAGCCCCAAAAAGCCGACGGACCTTATAGACCATGACGGCATACGCTTCGGCTTTGGCAGTACAGATCGGCTAGCCCCGTGGTCATTTGTGGACGGTAAAAGTAAAAAGAATTACACAGTCTCGCCCCAGTCACGCATGATTGTCAACGATTTGGTGTCGATGCTCCATTTTGCTAAAGCTGGGCTAGGACTGGCCTATGTTTATCGCAAGCCTGCCGAACCTTTCATTGCTTCTGGGGAGTTAGTCACGCTATTTGATCAATACATTCCGTCATTGCCCCGGTACACCATTAACTATTTGACGAAACGCCATGTGCCCAAGCGATTAAAAGCATTTATTGATCTAGCGAGGACGGCAGAATAGATCGATTGAACCCTGACCTTGTTGGTTCAAAACCAAGATCGGTCTCTTCGATTACTCATCGCTGATATCGGCAAGAATAAAAAAATATCTCCCCAACATCAGTCAGGGAGATATTTCAAGAGTTAATCAAATTAAGCTTAGCTAGCGAGAGACTTGACGGTCTTCATAATGCCAACGGGGTCAATACCCTGATGAGGGAATTGCTCCCAAAGACCCCCACAGCCTTCTTCATGGGTGCCTAAGTAAGCAAATTTAGGAGAGAGTCCCCGCTCCAGAAGCCAAGAACCGAAACGGCTACCTAATCCAGTCCGGCGGTTAAAGGATTCAACCACCACCACAAAAGGAGCTGCACCAAGCTTTTTCATCATGTCCTCGTCTACCACATTGAGGGTGGACTTGTTGATTAGACCCACATCAATGCCTTCCTTCTTCAGACGCTCAACCGCATCCAAAGACCGATAGAGGGCTTCACCAAAGCTGACAATATAGCCCGCAGTCCCTTCCCGTACCACTTCGTCCTTGCCAGGGGTAAAGGTGTAGTTGCCTGCATACAGTTCACCACCATTGGTATCTGTCAGGAGGGGCACCTTAGACCGCGTGGAGAAGATAAACCGCAGACCAGGGTTGTCAAAGACCGACTTTACACAGGCCTTCATTTGGTTGGCATCGGCAGGGAAATAGAGCCGAGTCTCATAACCGTCATCCAAGCCATTATCGGCAAACATATTGTTAATCCCGAAGTGGCAGGTGTTATCGGCCATATCGTCAATGCCCGCATGGGAGAAGTGACAGAGCAAGTTGGACTTGTTCAAGCGAGCCATGGTGATTTCAGAGATACACATCTCCAAAAAGGCGCTAAAGGTAGCGAAGATGCCCTGCTTGCCTGCGGCCATGCCGAAACCAGCTGCCGCAGACAGGTTGCCCCGCTCTTGAATCCCGCCACTGATAAAGATTTCGGGATTGGCAGCCCGAATCTTATGGAGACCACAGGAGCCTTCCAGGTCGCTATCGACAACCAGCACCTTAGCCTTACGGTCGGCTTCGCTCATGCTACTGAGGACTTCTACCACTGCATCCCCAAAGACATTCCGGTTAGAGTCATACTTCTCAGAAGCCCCGAGGAATGTATAGTCCTGGCTAGGCTTAACCACGCTCTTCAGATTGGAAACCGCATCAGAATGACCGCGAGCTTCTAGATACTTAAGGGCGGCATCCACAGAGATCACGTCATGACCGTGGTTAGATCCTTCCAGGCCGTCGATACCCACACACATGGCCCGCTTGTTAATCACGGCCACGGGACCGGGGGTGTTAATCGCTTCACAAATGCGAGCGTAGAGCCCATCAATATCTTCACCATCGCCTTCTAGAACTTTGAGGCCATGACCTTCTAAGGTCTTTTTGACGCTAAACCCAGGTAGATAATCAGAAGGGCTACCGGCAATGGTGATGTCATTATCATCAATCAGCAGCTTGACGTTAATCTGCTGGGCAACGGCTAGACGAGCTGCTTCCGCGTCATTGCCTTCTTGCTGGGAACCATCAGACCCTAGACAGAACGCTGTTTTACCAGGATTTGCGAGGGCAACGCCATTCACATAGGGCCACATATGTCCCAAACGGCCGGAGCTAAATTTAACCCCAGGCGTGAGACCCAGTTCGGGGTGACCGGGCAAGGTGGAGTTAGCACCCCGATAGTTCATCAACTGCTCGGCAGGTAGAGAGCCTTCGAGGGTGGACATCAAGTATTGCGTCGCGACTCGGTGTCCAGCTTCATCAAAAAAGATAGGAACATACTTGTCGGCACTGCCCCGAAAGAGGGCATCCAAAATCATCACTTCGGGAACCGTGTCGTAAGGTCCACCGGTATGTCCACCCACACCTCGGGCTGCACCTGTGGCGGTAAAAAAGACAATGGCATCACGGCAAAGCTGAATATTCGCTTTGAGGGTCTCCCGTTGCTCTGGGGTGAGGGTGGGATTGCTAGCGTCCAGGGTCAGCGGCGTATAGGCCTTTAAATCAATCGGGAATGTTGTCATAGAAGCTGTTCCTTAAATGGGTCAATGTGAAGAGTTATAACGGGCTAGCCTGGCTATCGTACCATTTTGTCTTTATTGCTCCAGGCGTTTTTCTATACCTCGATCTGAGGTCATCTCAAGATGATCTCAACCTCAGGAGCATTGGGCGGCAAGACTGAACGAATCATCTCTTCGTTCGGCAGCCATTAGTTAAGTATTTTTACCTATTGTACTAGGTCATGGCCTAAACGTTGGCTAAAGGCTGAATTACCTCTGAGATCGCATCCGTAATCTCAGACTCCGGGCGACTGCCATCAATCTCCACCAAACACTGGCGGCGTCGATAAAAGTCAATTAAGGGGACGGTTTGATGGAGGTAAACCTGCAAACGCTGTCGAATCAGATCTTCGCTATCATCCTGGCGACCGCGCTTTAGCATCCGCTCCACCAGGAGATCTTCAGGAGCATCAAAGTACACCACCTGCCCGTAGGGTTGTCCCATAATTTGCAGTAGGGTATCCAGAGCTTGGGACTGGACCAAATTGCGAGGGAACCCATCCAAGATCCAGCCCTGCTGGGTGGCAGGCGTGCCAAAGCTGTCTCGCATCAGGTCAACGATGAGATCATCGGGCACCAATTCTCCTGTCTCGACATGGGTTTGGGCTTGTTTGCCTAGGTCAGATTGGGCTGAGATCGCATCCCGCAGCAAATCCCCCGTAGACAGGCTAGGAATCTGCCAGCGAGCAGCCAAAGCTGCTGCTTGGGTACTTTTACCAGAACCCGGTGGGCCAAGAAGAACAAGTCGCATAGGGATAGGGAGAAGTGACAGGACAATCGAAAATGTTCTGAACAGCGCCGTGGATAAGAGGAGAAGACTCACTTATCCAGCTCAATATGTCATGGGAACGAGAAGCTTTTTTGATGTCAGCGCCACTCTAGATGGAGAACAGCAGAAGATCCACAAGAGCTTATAACCTTGACTTAATCAGGAGAATAAAGCTTTTTCTGTAACATCCCCCTTACTATACACTGAATCCGATCCATCCCCCGTCTCAGAAGCAGTGAACTGAGTTAAATATGCGTCTGAGGGGTCTTAACGGCGACTCTCAGAGGGAAATGGGCTAGGCAGAGGGACCGCTTTGGGTCATGCTAGAAATCGTCAGTTTTCGCAAGCAGCTTTTTTTGGAGGTTCAGTATGAGCGCAGTTGATCCCGTTAAGTTAATGAAACAACAGGTGGGCAAAGCCGCAGCAGATCGGGTTCAGTCTGGCTCCATTATTGGGTTAGGAACAGGGTCCACCACGGCATTTGCCATTCAGTTCTTGGGGGATCGGATTAAGTCCGGTGAATTAACGGATATCAAGGGCATTCCCACCTCGTTTCAAGCGTCTGTATTGGCTAAGCAGTATGGCATCCCCTTAACCACCTTGGATGAAGTGGATCGGATCCATATCGGTATCGATGGCGCAGACGAAGTCGATCCCCAGAAAAATTTGATTAAAGGCGGTGGCGCGGCCCATACCCGCGAGAAGGTCGTCGATTCCCTGGCCGAGCAGTTTATTGTGGTGGTCGATCAATCCAAAATTGTCGATAAATTAGGGTCTACCTTCCCAGTGCCTGTGGAGGTATTGCCGATGGCGATCGCACCCGTGATGCAGGCATTAGAAAAACTCGGCGGCAAGCCGGAACTGCGCATAGGCGTCAAAAAAGACGGTCCTGTGATTACCGACCAGGGCAATATGGTGCTGGACGTGACCTTTAGCGATATTCCCAATCCCCCCGAACTGGAGAAAACCATCAACAACATTCCCGGCGTGCTAGAAAACGGCATCTTCGTGGGCATGACTGACATTGTTTTAATCGGTGAGATTAAAGACGGTAATCCCATCGTCCGTGAGATGTAATCGCCCATTGTTATCAAGGAAGTATGGGTGATACTTCCTTCTGATCACTTCACCTCCGGCTACCTAGTCGGGGGTATATTTTTTCCCTTCCTGTGGAGCCTCTTGCGCTTCTAAAAGGATGATTGCTTCTTCCTCAACTCTGCCTGTAGCACCGAGAAAATCAGCATAGCTTTCCAGTCGTTCCTGTGTCCGTTTTTCCTCTAAGCCCTCCAAATGGATGCGTTCGGCCTCATCGGTACGATCCGTCAGAAGATAGATAAATGCAAGCATGGTTCGGTTCAAGTGCCCACTTTTAAGCTCTATGGATTTCAGAAAACACTTTTCTGCTGACTCGTACTTTTCCAACTCCATCCACACAACACCCAACGCCCAATAAGCGATGTGACTGTGGCTTGCTGGAGCAAGGCACTGGTCTACTAACAGGGCACATACCTAAACCCTTTATTGGTGAGGAGTTCTAGTGTGCTCAACGGACGAGAACAAAATCCCATCTCCATTGCTGGTGTGGTCTGCTTACTGAGCCCCCAATGGGGTCTAACCCAGTTATGAATCAGGCGTTGTACATCTAGCACTCGCTGTAACCCCGACCGCTTCTTAGCGTAGAGATTCTGCCGTCTTCGATAAGCACTACATCGTCTCCTCAAGGCAGCATTGTGAGCCTCATTATGATTGGCATGGACCTCAGACCCTAGACTGATAGCGGTAAAGGGATGCTCTGCTTTCACCCACTCTACTCGCCGATTCCCCTGAGACCCTTTAACTTTCATCGCGACTTCTAACCCCTCTCGCCAAACCTTGCGATGCCCATAGTCAGGATGACACTCCTCACCATTGAGATAGACATTGGCGAGCTTCCAAAGTTCTTGTCCATAACGCCTCTCACCATCGGTAAACCATCGAATCCCATCACAGGCTTTGACCCACTCCCAAGCTGAGTAAACGCCATTTGCAAAAGTTGTGCATCCTTGAGGCCAGCTTGTGCTGTCAACCAATAGCGGCTTTCGCGTTCAAGGAAATGGATGGTCCAGCCCTGGGATTGGCTGGGGGGGAAGATTTTTGCCTACACGCGTGTAAACTTCATCCCCTTCTACCGTCACATCAGAGGCTGCTGGTGCGGGAGGTGACCAGTTCTGTGCTTGGTCTGCTAGGCGTTTTTCCCAACGCATAATGGTGGTATGAGATTTACCGAAAGTTCGACCTGCAGCACGAATACCCATCCCTTCGGTGCGAGCTTTGATGGCATAGCTCACTACTGAACTAGCGGTGCGTAAGCGAGCCATTGGGGTACCCGTGCGTTCGTTGAAACGCCGATTGCAATCCTTACACTGATATCGCTGGACTAATGTCCCATCTTGCAGGCTATCAAAGCCGCGCTTTAGGATCTTCTCGCTTAGACAATATGGGCATTCCATTGATCTACATTAGGTTGCGTCGGAAGCATTATAGCTAGATCCTGCTAACAGACCAGTGCCTTGCAAATGGGGGATAGCTTCTGAGTGTTGGTTGAGCTTGAAATAAGCCCATCCAGTATTCCAAGATGTATTAAAACTAGTTGGAAGAAGTTCTGAGTTTTGCTCAGCGAACTGAATAGCATCCCTCCAACGTTGCTGCTTCACCAACTGATCCATCTGTGTGGTTAGCTCTATCATATTCATTGATCTCTAGTACCTATCTCGCCCCTTGAATAGGAGATAAACCCTCGGGTTTTATCTGCACGAGAGTCAATTCACCTGTCCTAGGCTTATAAAGCCCAGCCTGGATGTCTTACCTAACCCCAGCTCAGCACTTGGGAGATTCTCCCACGCAAGAATGTAGGCTTCAGCCTACGCAAGAATAAAGGTTTCAGCTTATCTCGAATCTAGCGTTAGCCATGACTAATGCGACTCCGCATCGTGAAACAGGGGCGTGCTGAGATAGCGTTCGCCAAAGCTGGGCTGAATCATCACAATCAGCTTGTCCTTGTTCTCAGATCGTTTGGCCACTTGGATGGCCGCGCATAACGCTGCCCCAGATGAGATCCCGGACAGCAACCCTTCTTCCCGCGCGAGTCGCCGACCATAGGTGATGGCATCTTCATCTTTAACCAGGATCACTTCATCAATCAGATCCACCTTTAAAACGGGAGGGATAAATCCCGCGCCGATCCCTTGGATTTTGTGGGGACCAGGAGATCCGCCCGATAAGATAGGGCTGCCTTCAGGCTCCACAGCGATGGCCTGAAATGATTTCTTGCGAGCCTTTAAGACTTCGGCCACGCCAGTTAGGGTGCCCCCAGTGCCCACGCCAGCAATGAGGAAATCTACCTTACCATCGGTATCTGCCCAAATTTCTTCTGCTGTGGTTTGGCGATGAATTTGGGGATTAGCTGGATTGCGAAACTGCTGAAGCATATAGGCATTGGGTAGGGTATCCACCAACTCTTGAGCCCGTTCAATACAACCTCGCATCCCTTCTGTACCTGGGGTCAACTCTAGCTCTGCCCCGTAGGCCCGCAGCATTGCCCGTCGCTCGGCACTCATGGTTTCTGGCATAGTTAGGATCAGGCGATAGCCTTTGGCCGCCGCCACCATGGCCAAGGCAATTCCCGTATTGCCAGAGGTGGGTTCCACCAACACCGTGATACCCGGATGAATCAGTCCTTGTTTTTCGGCAATGGCAATCATATTGCTGCCAATCCGATCTTTCACCGACGCAGAGGGATTCAGGCTCTCCAGCTTGATAATAATTTTGGCCAGGCACCCTTCCATCTCTGGAATGCGATTGAGTTGAATGAGCGGCGTTTTACCAATCAGCTCGGTAATATCGTGGGCAATACGCATAGTGACAGTCTCTGCTTATCAGTTCAATCAAGGAAGAGAACGCGGCCCAGGCAGCTGAGCGTTGCCCTTTACTTAGATGTAATACATCAGGTCAATTTGTTTTTTAGCATCTCTGCGATCGCAAAGATCTTGCAACGTACAATTCTTGAGGATCTTGCTCGCTGCTTGATCCGCTTCGTGCCAAAGTTCTTGGACTACCGCTTTCTCCGTTGTCAGACCTGTTTGGGGTAAAGCGTTCGATTGCGGATCTCTGCCTTCTATACAGTTAATGATTTCTAGTAGGGTAATTTTCCAAGGTTCACGGGCCAATAAATATCCTCCGCGCGCCCCTCGCTGAGAACAGACTAAACCTGAACGGCGCAGAATGGCCAGGAGTTGTTCTAAATATCGATCGGGAATATGTTGTTGGGCTGCAATTTGGCGGATGCGTAGCGGCTCCCCTTGCGGGTAGTGATCCACCAGTGACAGCAATGCCAGCACCGCATATTCACATTTACATGACAATTCCACAGGGCAAGCCCCCCTGAGGCAACAACAGCCTTGGACCTAGTATACTCCGGTTCTCCATCGGAGTTTAGGGATTATCCTGCCTAGCCTTCTGAGTGCTCCTTTCAGCCAGACCTTACCCCAATTCAATCCCCATCCAGCGATACAGCCACAAAATTCCCTGCTGATATCCCGTCCAAATATGAACCCCTGACATCATGCACAGCAATGCTCCCAGCACGAGAAACGGGCCAAAAGGAATCACTTGAAACTTGCCCAGTTTGCCAAATACCCGGCCTCCTATCCCCACCACTGACCCTACCAAACAGGCGAGAAACAGAGTCAGTAAAACATATCGCCACCCTAACCAAGCCCCAATCATCGCCATTAGTTTGCTATCGCCACCGCCCATGGCAACACGGCCAAACGCTAGGCTCGCCAGAAAGCCGATTACATCAATCAGCCAGATCCCCGCAATCACCCCCAAA
The genomic region above belongs to Acaryochloris sp. CCMEE 5410 and contains:
- a CDS encoding adenylate kinase: MSLLLLSTALFRTFSIVLSLLPIPMRLVLLGPPGSGKSTQAAALAARWQIPSLSTGDLLRDAISAQSDLGKQAQTHVETGELVPDDLIVDLMRDSFGTPATQQGWILDGFPRNLVQSQALDTLLQIMGQPYGQVVYFDAPEDLLVERMLKRGRQDDSEDLIRQRLQVYLHQTVPLIDFYRRRQCLVEIDGSRPESEITDAISEVIQPLANV
- the rpiA gene encoding ribose-5-phosphate isomerase RpiA, with amino-acid sequence MSAVDPVKLMKQQVGKAAADRVQSGSIIGLGTGSTTAFAIQFLGDRIKSGELTDIKGIPTSFQASVLAKQYGIPLTTLDEVDRIHIGIDGADEVDPQKNLIKGGGAAHTREKVVDSLAEQFIVVVDQSKIVDKLGSTFPVPVEVLPMAIAPVMQALEKLGGKPELRIGVKKDGPVITDQGNMVLDVTFSDIPNPPELEKTINNIPGVLENGIFVGMTDIVLIGEIKDGNPIVREM
- a CDS encoding transketolase C-terminal domain-containing protein, which translates into the protein MTTFPIDLKAYTPLTLDASNPTLTPEQRETLKANIQLCRDAIVFFTATGAARGVGGHTGGPYDTVPEVMILDALFRGSADKYVPIFFDEAGHRVATQYLMSTLEGSLPAEQLMNYRGANSTLPGHPELGLTPGVKFSSGRLGHMWPYVNGVALANPGKTAFCLGSDGSQQEGNDAEAARLAVAQQINVKLLIDDNDITIAGSPSDYLPGFSVKKTLEGHGLKVLEGDGEDIDGLYARICEAINTPGPVAVINKRAMCVGIDGLEGSNHGHDVISVDAALKYLEARGHSDAVSNLKSVVKPSQDYTFLGASEKYDSNRNVFGDAVVEVLSSMSEADRKAKVLVVDSDLEGSCGLHKIRAANPEIFISGGIQERGNLSAAAGFGMAAGKQGIFATFSAFLEMCISEITMARLNKSNLLCHFSHAGIDDMADNTCHFGINNMFADNGLDDGYETRLYFPADANQMKACVKSVFDNPGLRFIFSTRSKVPLLTDTNGGELYAGNYTFTPGKDEVVREGTAGYIVSFGEALYRSLDAVERLKKEGIDVGLINKSTLNVVDEDMMKKLGAAPFVVVVESFNRRTGLGSRFGSWLLERGLSPKFAYLGTHEEGCGGLWEQFPHQGIDPVGIMKTVKSLAS
- a CDS encoding LysR family transcriptional regulator yields the protein MKNASLNDISVFAEVARVQGFRAAAANLNLGVGSVSETIQRLEKRLGVRLIERTTRKISLTYAGKQLFERSLPALTDLASALDDVSDDQNTIAGTLRLSAPRSSSPFFLDELIAEYCATYPAVNLEVMYEDQKVDLVASGVDAAIRSQTLVQKGSFSIEIGPKLDMTLVASPSYLDRKGSPKKPTDLIDHDGIRFGFGSTDRLAPWSFVDGKSKKNYTVSPQSRMIVNDLVSMLHFAKAGLGLAYVYRKPAEPFIASGELVTLFDQYIPSLPRYTINYLTKRHVPKRLKAFIDLARTAE
- a CDS encoding Rrf2 family transcriptional regulator translates to MELSCKCEYAVLALLSLVDHYPQGEPLRIRQIAAQQHIPDRYLEQLLAILRRSGLVCSQRGARGGYLLAREPWKITLLEIINCIEGRDPQSNALPQTGLTTEKAVVQELWHEADQAASKILKNCTLQDLCDRRDAKKQIDLMYYI
- the cysK gene encoding cysteine synthase A codes for the protein MRIAHDITELIGKTPLIQLNRIPEMEGCLAKIIIKLESLNPSASVKDRIGSNMIAIAEKQGLIHPGITVLVEPTSGNTGIALAMVAAAKGYRLILTMPETMSAERRAMLRAYGAELELTPGTEGMRGCIERAQELVDTLPNAYMLQQFRNPANPQIHRQTTAEEIWADTDGKVDFLIAGVGTGGTLTGVAEVLKARKKSFQAIAVEPEGSPILSGGSPGPHKIQGIGAGFIPPVLKVDLIDEVILVKDEDAITYGRRLAREEGLLSGISSGAALCAAIQVAKRSENKDKLIVMIQPSFGERYLSTPLFHDAESH
- a CDS encoding DUF4440 domain-containing protein — translated: MNDIEKLKAALDEWNAALDGGDIERLVATCDPDLIICNEHQPTSIGLQALRDKYAPRLEALTFKSDVEIDDIKIFGDFAIMVTHFDVKTMNKATGEPGGGAGRLVIGYRRDGKGDWKMALDVDNND